Within Butyrivibrio fibrisolvens, the genomic segment GGGACGCGACTGTGTATGCGCCCCGGGACATGATAATATGTGTGGTCACAGATTTGATGGAATATTTGGAGAGCTTCCCAAGGGTTATGATCACAAATATGTATATTCTCATTTTGGATATAATCTAAAAGCAACTGATATGCAGGCGGCGGTTGGATGTGCTCAGCTTGATAAGCTCTCATCTTTTGTAGATAAGAGAAGACATAATTTTAAATATCTTCTAATGCTGTTAAATGATACAGCGGATCAACTGATACTGCCTCAAGCAGCAGAACATTCTAATCCAAGCTGGTTTGGTTTTGCAATGACCTGTAGAGAAGAAGAAAGGCGCAATAAGCTTGTACCTTATCTTGAACAGCATGGAATCCAGACCAGGATGTTATTTGCAGGTAATCTCTTGCGTCATCCATGTTTTGATGAGATGAGAGATGATAAGTCAGGCTATAGAGTTATAGGAAGTCTTGATAATACAGACAAGATAATGCATGATACCTTCTGGATCGGGGTATATCCAGGAATGACAGATGATATGCTTGAAGAGATGTCAAAGCGCATTCATGAAGGACTTGAATTATAAGTTGGTTATAGACAGTGAATGTTTTATATATTGTTAAAGATATTATCACAGATTATTTTTGTATCATGTTGATGGGTCAGAATAGAGGATTGCATTTACAAAATTGGTGACAGATATGAAAGTTGTTCTTTTGGCAGGCGGATATGGTACCAGAATAAGTGAAGAAAGTCACTTAAAACCTAAGCCTATGATAGAGATAGGTGAAAAGCCTATTTTATGGCATATCATGAAAGAGTATTCGTATAGAGGTTTTAATGACTTTATCATCTGTGCCGGATACAAGCAGTATGTGATCAAGGAGTGGTTTGCTAATTATTATCTTTATAATAGTGATGTGACCTTCGACCTTACAGCTGATAATAAGATGACTATACATAACAATATGTCAGAACCCTGGAAAGTTACGATAGTTGATACCGGCATAGATACTATGACAGGTGGTCGTATCAAGAGAGTTCAGAAATATATCGGTGATGAGACTTTTATGGTATCCTATGGTGATGGTGTTAGTGATATTGATATGAATGACCTGCTTCGTTTCCACAAGGAGCATGGTAAGATAGCAACTATCACGTCTGTCAATATAGGCCAGAGGTTCGGAACACTTGAAATGGATGGCTCTAAGATCACTTCTTTCCATGAGAAAAATGAAGAGGATGGAAGCCGCATCAATGCAGGATACATGGTCATGGAACCAGAAGTCTTCGACTATATCAAGGATGACAGTACTGTCTTCGAAAAAGATGTACTTGAAAAACTTGCAATAGACGGCCAGCTTATGGGCTATAGATATGATGGATACTGGCAGTGCATGGATACCAAGCGTGAAAAGGACAGACTTGAAGAACTGTGGTCAAGTGGCAATGCTCCTTGGAAGACATGGGAAGATTAAAATTGTAAGGCTGACAAGATAAAGCCAAAAAATAAGAAGCTAACTATAAGAAGCTGATAATATAAAGCTGATAAGATAAAAGTCGATAATATAAAGTTTATAACAAAGAGTTAATTATACAAAGTGAATAAGATATAAATTAAGATAAAAGGTAGAACAGATGAAAACAATAGATGCTAATAAAACATATCTGATAACAGGTGCAGCCGGTTTTATCGGTTATCATCTTTCGAAGAGGCTTATTGAAGCCGGAGCGAGAGTCATAGGCTTCGATAACATGAACGATTACTATGATGTCTCACTTAAAGAAGAAAGATTAAGACTGATAAATAAAGCTGTAGAAGATGCTAAGAAGTCAGCTGTAAAAAATGCTGACAGCAGCGTAGAATCTTGCGGATCTTTCGTATTCATAAAAGGAAATCTTAAGAATAAAGATGAAGTAGACAAGGCGTTCAAGGAATATAAGCCTGACATAGTTGTGAATCTTGCTGCTCAGGCAGGCGTTCGCTATTCTATTGATCATCCGGACTCATATATTGAATCTAATCTTATTGGTTTTTTTAATATCCTCGAAGCCTGCAGACATAGTTATGACAATAAGACTGAGGATTATAGCGGTGTTGAGCATCTTGTTTATGCTTCATCAAGTTCTGTTTATGGTGGCAATACCAAGGTTCCATTTTCAACAGAGGATAAGGTTGATGAGCCGGTAAGCTTATATGCAGCTACCAAGAAGTCTAATGAGCTTATGGCACATGCGTATTCCAAACTTTATGGAATTCCTGCTACAGGACTTAGATTCTTCACAGTATACGGCCCACTTGGAAGACCTGATATGGCTCTTTTCAAATTTACAGATAAGATCATGGCAGGTAAGCCTATCCAGATCTATAATAACGGAGATATGAAGCGCGACTTCACCTATATTGATGATATAGTTACAGGGATACTCAATATCCTTCCGAGCGCTCCTTGTGATAATGGTAAGGGTGCCAGATACAAAGTTTATAATATTGGCAATAATCATCCTGAATCTCTTATGGATATGGTCACTTTCCTTGAAGAGGCTCTTGGAGTTACGGCTACCAAGGAATTTCTTCCTATGCAGGCAGGTGATGTTTATCAAACCTATGCTGATGTGACTGAACTTCAAAGAGATTTTGGATTTAAGCCGGATACAACTTTGAAGGATGGTATTAATTCTTTTGTTAGATGGTATAAGGACTATTATAAAATAGGTTAGTAATTTGTATAGTGATTCAAAAATTTAGTTACAAATGGACGTGAAATATTCGTAAATTGTTTGGATTTATTATTTGAATCTAATATCCAAATAAGGATTGACTATTAGCAAAATAAAACAATAATATAGAGGTTTTTATGGACAAAATTGCGGTGTTGATACCATGCTATAACGAGGAAAAAACAATAAAAAAAGTAATAGAAGATACCAGAAAAGCATTACCTGAAGCTGTTATATATGTGTATAATAATAACTCTTCTGACAGGACAGCAGAAATAGCTGCTAGTTGCGGAGCAGTTGTAAGGAATGAATACATGCAGGGAAAAGGTAATGTAATAAGGCGAATGTTCCGTGAGATAGAAGCGCAGTGCTATATAATGGTTGATGGTGATGATACATATCCGATGGAATCAGCACCGGAGATGGTACAAAAAGTTTTAGAGCATAACGCAGATATGGTAGTAGGAGATAGGCTTTCTTCTACATATTTTACAGAGAACAAAAGACCTTTTCACAATTTTGGAAACAGCTTGGTAAGAAGTTCAATTAATAAACTTTTTGACTGCGATGTCAGAGATATAATGACCGGATATAGGGCTTTTAGCTATGAATTTGTTAAGACTTTTCCTGTTTTGTCCAAGGGGTTTGAGATTGAGACTGAGATGACTATACATGCGGTTTCTAATAACATGCAGATAGAAAATGTAGTCATAGAATATCGTGACAGACCGGAAGGATCTGAGTCCAAGCTTAATACTTATGCTGATGGATTTAAAGTTATAAGGACTATTTCAAGGTTGTATAGGGATTATAAGCCTTTGGGATTTTTCTCAGCTATGGCAGTTGTTCTTGCTTTTCTTGCGATATTTTTCATTATACCGGTATTTTTTGAGTACTGGGAGACAGGAGAGGTTAGAAGATTTCCTACGCTTATTGTGTGTGGCTTTACAATGATTGCTGCTCTTCAGGCATTCTTTAATGGCCTTACACTTCAGAACATGGCAATCAATAATAGACGAGCATTTGAGATGCAGCTTAATGGGCTTCATAGAAAGAAGATGTCGCTTATCACAAAGATAGATGATGAAAGTGACATTGACTAATATTTTGTATCGTAGATAATAGTAGTGGCGGATTTAGTGGTTTATTTTAATACGAATTCCAATGTATTATTATCAAAGAAGAATAATATTGATAGTTATAACTAATCTGTATTTACTCAATTTATAAAAATAAAAATAGAAAGAAGTAATTTGTATGCCAATCAGAGTTAATAGTTTCATGGGTAAACTTGGCTGGAATGCCAGAAAATATTTTCCAAATCTTGCAAGTAATGCTTATCTTAAGCTTCAGTTTATTACAAGATCTCGTTCACAGAAGAAATATGTGGACTATTTTATGAATAGCCCTGAGGTACCAAAGCCTAACGTGGTAAATATAGAGACTATCAATAGATGTAATTCTACTTGTGCTTTTTGTACAGCTAATGTACATGCCGAAAAGCGCCCGCTTGCAAAGATTGACGAGAATCTTTATAAATCAATTATTGATCAGCTTGCAGATTGGGGATACAAGGGACATCTGACACTTTATGGTAATAACGAGCCATGGCTTGATACTAGAATTGTAGAATTTCACAAATATGCCAGAGAGAAGCTACCGGAAAGTTTTATCTTCATGTCCACTAATGGACTTATTCTTACACTTGAGAAGGTTAAAGAGATTCAGCCTTATGTTAATCAGCTGATCATCAATAACTACTCAATGGAGATGAAGCTTCATCCTAACATTCAGAAGATTTATGACTATGTTAAGTCACATCCTGAAGAGTTCGAAGATATTGATATACAGATTCAGATGAGATACCTTCAGGAAGTTCTTACAAACCGAGCTGGAAGTGCGCCTAATAAGAAGGCTACAGAGAAGGTTATAAAGGAAACTTGTCTTCTTCCATTTACTGATATGTGGATTATGCCGAATGGTAAGATAGGTCTTTGCTGTTGTGATAACTTTGAAGTTACTGATTTTGGTGATCTTAATAAGATTCCTCTTAAAGAAGCTTGGGGAAGTCCTAAGTTAATGGCTGCAAGAAAAGATATAGCATTAGGTCGTCAGAATTATAAGTTCTGTACACATTGTGACTTTATTGATGCCGGATTCAGAATGCAAGTTGTTAATGCAATATTGAAGCATGGAGAAGAAGCTGCTCATAATATAGGCGGCCAGGAAAGAATGAAATTGTTCAAAAAAGAGAAGTGATATTTAAGCAATTTATCTTTTGAATAAAAATAATACTATTGATTCATACAAAGGAATCATAGAAGAGCGATTTTGTTTTTAAAAATAAAATCGCTTTTCTTAAATAAGATATGTTACAAGGGATTGAGGATTAGTTGCAGCAGTAGGAGAGTTATAGTATGACAGATTATTTTGAGGCAATTGTACGTTTTTTTAAAAGGTTTTGGTCCTTTATCTTTGTTGGCTTCTTTCTGATTTGTACAATAATGCTTTATACAACAGTGGGAAATGATAGTTATCTTGCGATTCATGATAATCTTGACCTTTTTATTCCTCAGTTTCAGATGATGAGAAATGATGGAACTTTTTTTGCCCTAGAAGCAAGTACTGACTTTTTGAATAATATTAGCAGAAATGTTCTACCATCTGAATTTTCATTATATACAGTTT encodes:
- a CDS encoding radical SAM/SPASM domain-containing protein, which gives rise to MPIRVNSFMGKLGWNARKYFPNLASNAYLKLQFITRSRSQKKYVDYFMNSPEVPKPNVVNIETINRCNSTCAFCTANVHAEKRPLAKIDENLYKSIIDQLADWGYKGHLTLYGNNEPWLDTRIVEFHKYAREKLPESFIFMSTNGLILTLEKVKEIQPYVNQLIINNYSMEMKLHPNIQKIYDYVKSHPEEFEDIDIQIQMRYLQEVLTNRAGSAPNKKATEKVIKETCLLPFTDMWIMPNGKIGLCCCDNFEVTDFGDLNKIPLKEAWGSPKLMAARKDIALGRQNYKFCTHCDFIDAGFRMQVVNAILKHGEEAAHNIGGQERMKLFKKEK
- a CDS encoding NAD-dependent epimerase/dehydratase family protein, with the protein product MKTIDANKTYLITGAAGFIGYHLSKRLIEAGARVIGFDNMNDYYDVSLKEERLRLINKAVEDAKKSAVKNADSSVESCGSFVFIKGNLKNKDEVDKAFKEYKPDIVVNLAAQAGVRYSIDHPDSYIESNLIGFFNILEACRHSYDNKTEDYSGVEHLVYASSSSVYGGNTKVPFSTEDKVDEPVSLYAATKKSNELMAHAYSKLYGIPATGLRFFTVYGPLGRPDMALFKFTDKIMAGKPIQIYNNGDMKRDFTYIDDIVTGILNILPSAPCDNGKGARYKVYNIGNNHPESLMDMVTFLEEALGVTATKEFLPMQAGDVYQTYADVTELQRDFGFKPDTTLKDGINSFVRWYKDYYKIG
- a CDS encoding glycosyltransferase family 2 protein; translation: MDKIAVLIPCYNEEKTIKKVIEDTRKALPEAVIYVYNNNSSDRTAEIAASCGAVVRNEYMQGKGNVIRRMFREIEAQCYIMVDGDDTYPMESAPEMVQKVLEHNADMVVGDRLSSTYFTENKRPFHNFGNSLVRSSINKLFDCDVRDIMTGYRAFSYEFVKTFPVLSKGFEIETEMTIHAVSNNMQIENVVIEYRDRPEGSESKLNTYADGFKVIRTISRLYRDYKPLGFFSAMAVVLAFLAIFFIIPVFFEYWETGEVRRFPTLIVCGFTMIAALQAFFNGLTLQNMAINNRRAFEMQLNGLHRKKMSLITKIDDESDID
- the rfbF gene encoding glucose-1-phosphate cytidylyltransferase, producing MKVVLLAGGYGTRISEESHLKPKPMIEIGEKPILWHIMKEYSYRGFNDFIICAGYKQYVIKEWFANYYLYNSDVTFDLTADNKMTIHNNMSEPWKVTIVDTGIDTMTGGRIKRVQKYIGDETFMVSYGDGVSDIDMNDLLRFHKEHGKIATITSVNIGQRFGTLEMDGSKITSFHEKNEEDGSRINAGYMVMEPEVFDYIKDDSTVFEKDVLEKLAIDGQLMGYRYDGYWQCMDTKREKDRLEELWSSGNAPWKTWED